The Choloepus didactylus isolate mChoDid1 chromosome 15, mChoDid1.pri, whole genome shotgun sequence genome segment AATGTTAGAGTTGTTGTACAAAGAAAGTTTGTGCTTTGCAAGACAGCATAAAGTGGAAATAATACGGAGTTTTGAGTTAGAAAGCACTGAGCTCTCATCACAGCCATGTGcgtttatgttgtttcttttcttatcttttcttgtccttttttcttttttggctgctATCATCAACCagttaccttttaaaaaaagaaatacacacaaaaattaagAGCACAGTCAGTAAGGTGAGGGATGTAAAGTTTTGTATGTGAGTTCTGTATACCCAAAGCACTATATTTAGGATACCCTGTGTACTCATTATAGATAGAAAGAGATTCTAATTAAGGCCAGTTTCCACTGAGTCACACTTCAGGTGTTCTAAAGCTTGTATTTTCTTAGCAGGTTTTAggatgttgttttattttgttttactgggTTCCAAAAATACATCATTTAAACCCATTTTTAATACTAAATATAGCACAGATACAGAAGACCACATTAAACAGTTGAACAgcttaatgaattattttaagaCAAACACCCTTAAAACCCCTACCAGTGTCAGGAGATAGAACCTACACCTTCCTCATATCCCTTCCTAAACATCCTTCCGCCCCTCTAACCAACTTCTATTCTGATGTTTCTCATAAATcacttctttacttttatttattgttttatcacCCAGGAATGCATCCCTAAACACTGTGTATAGTTTatcttctcttatttttaatatgttttaaatctgtatttgtttatttaaaattcttgaaaagtattttacttggaagtaatttcaaacttacataaAAGTTGCAAAGAATACCCACACACCTGTTACCCAGATTCAcgtattattaacattttatcatttaatgtctacacacatttatttttgaacatttctaaGTAAATTGCATACATTGCTCCATTACCCCTAAAAATACTTCTGTTCCTGCATTGGGCTGTTTGGGTATTGCTACTGCAGAGGGGATTCCCTTCATCCTGCCCTTTTAATACTTTTGTATCTGTAGATCTTCATATTTCTCTAAGTTCTTCCACCCAAATTGTCTTTTAAGCCCACCTTGGCCATTCTCACAGACTAGGCCTTTGATTTTTTCTCCCCCCTCCTTCTGCTCAACAACATGAGCGTGGATCTAGCTTCTCCCCAAAGCCTGCCTTGCCCTGAAACAGACAATTCTCGTGAGTCTTCACCAATGCCGGAGATTTATGAGGCTGAAAAAAACTATGCATCCTTGCAAATGTCGTCTGCTGAGGTGCACCAGCCAGAGACagtctctcctcttccttcctctgtgGATCTGCTTATTCAGGATAGCCCCGACTCTTCCACCAGTCCCAAAGTAAAACTACCCATGTCTGGAGGGAAGAGCGCAAGGAGGAAGGAAGATGAGGGCcaggtgaagaaacagaagatcagaACCGTGTTCTCTCAGACCCAGCTGTGTATACTCAATGATAgatttcaaaaacagaaatacCTCAGTCTCCAGCAGATGCAAGAACTTTCCAACATTCTgaacctcagctacaaacaggtTAAGACCTGGTTCCAGAACCAGAGAATGAAACGTAAGAAGTGGCAGAAAAACACCAACTGGTCAAAGAATGGCAACAGTGTGATCCAGAAGGGCTCAGCACCTACAGAATTCCCAGGACTCTACTCTTCCTATCCCCAAGGTTGCTTGGCGAACACTTCCGGTAACTTCCCCATGTGGAGCAATCAGACCTGGAACAGTCCAATTTGGAGCAGCCATTCCTGGAGCAGCCAGCACTGGTACACCCAAGCCTGGAATAATAACCCAGTCTGGAACAATCAATTCCAGAACAGTGGAGAGGAATCCCTGCAGCTCCAGGTCCAattccagcaaaattctcctgcCAGTGATTTGGAGGCCACCTTGGGAAGTGCTGGGGAAAACCATAATGTAATAGAGCAAGCTGCTAAATATTTTAGTACTCTACACACCATGGATTTATTCCCAAATTACTTCATGAATACCCAGCCTGAAGATGTATGAAGATAAGGGTGAAGATGGGTATAGACTACAAGCTCAATCTGGGCAGAGGCTGCATTACTTCTTTCCTTGCAGAATTATTTTGAAAGCTGTGTGTCTGACTTTATTCATTGGGTAACTGGGGTGGGTATAGGTATGTTATGAGTCTAATCAGagatttcaaagatttaaaaaattcagtagtAATGGGCCAGATGACCTTGGCTGTTTTGGACAACATACAGGATGAGATAGATGTTTGTGACTATAGAGAAGTAGATATAATATTAGTTTGGATATCTTTAGGATCTAGCCTCAAGAATAGgaagtaaaagtataaaaatgtgtGATGGAGTACTCATTTTAAGGCATTGGGAGGCTTCACTGACTTGTTAAGCTATCATGACCCTGCTTCATTGATTTCCTTCATCCCTTCTTTGTTTGCTACTTCTCGTTTGTTAATTACTTTACTCTTTGTAgataggtgttttgtttttgctgcatTATAGTAACATTTTAGTAGTTTGGttgatttataaatttttaagtacagataaataaaatatacccattaaaaaaaaatacttctatgtgtatttcctaaaaataaggaTATTCTCTTTAGGTAACCATAGTCAGTTATCAACTTcaggaaatttaataaaatatcacaCTTTTATCTGATCTTGTGTCTGTGTTCAATTTTATCAGTTGACCCAGGAATGCCCAGTACAGCAAACAGAATCCTGTTTAGGATCTCATATCAGCATAGTTAAGTCTTTTTAATCTTTAATCTGGAACTGTTCCTGAGCCTTTCTTTGACTTTTtgatatcaatatttttgaagaatagaGCGATACCCACCCTCCTTTGTTTAAAGAAGACCCCTTATTTTGTGTTTGATGCTTCTGTAGGATTAGATTCAGCTTCTGCTATAATGCTATGTAAGTGGTTATATCTCTCTCAAGTTCTCTCATCCAGAGGTACACAGTGTCCCATCTGTCCCTCACTGATGATGTTGATTTTGATCACTTGGTCAAGATATTGTCTGCTTCTTCATTGTATATTTACTGTATTTTTCCCTTGGAAGTAATAAGCAATCAATGGGAATACACTTTAATATGCAAATATCCTGTTTTCATAAAAATTCCCACCTGTAGGTTTATTTAGtatccattgatgattcttgcctaaaccagtcttttattttaatgattgcaaatggtgattttctaattctagcGCTTCTTCCAAATTAATACTCAGCAGTTGACATtctcctcttttttaaaatagagactTTATTTCCCCATTTATCTGTTGACACAGACTCATGGGTTCCTGTTTTTCCCAATGTTTACAATGTACTGTCCTTAATTATTTAGGTGCTTAAATTGTCCCacatttggccagtgggagcttCTTAAAGCTGACTCCTGTGTGCTTGTGATACGACGCcatcattctatttatttatttatttattttgaggacttctttactttctggcataACAGGATGGTCCCGGTTCATCTTGTACCACCCTTGCCACGGTTCTAGAAACGGCTCTTTTTCCAAAAGGCTCTGATTCCTTTCAGTAgggaatggtattagaaacccaCGATCTGAGTGTTGGGTATGCTGCTTGCTGCTTAATATATTCAGAGCCCTTTTAGCAGACAGAGTCagaaaaacatatatgtatatatacttatacatacacacacacacacacacacacatatacatacatacatatatacatatatatgtcatTTAGAAACCATGAGTTCACCTAATACTTCCAATTCCAGTTTATCCTCACAGGGTTGTTCCTTGCCCTGGTTCATTCCCCCATTCCATATTTTTATGTCCCTAGAACCTGGGTCCCAGCAACTCCCAGCACTTTTACTCATTCGTTCAGTCTTATAATACTTATCAGATAGTTTCAGAATTGCTGTGTCCATATGAGTACAAAAAACAAATTTGTTTAAAAGAATTCAAGATTTATTTCTAgttctcccctcaccccacccaagATCTCTCCTCATATCTCCTGTAGTTTTTGTTTAATATCCTGTAGTTGCTGTCTTACTTGGCAAAGTAATTCATATAATTATTATGAAATGGGTCTTTTAGCATTttgaagtgttcttttttctccGTTAAtgcttaaatattattttaattttttaaaaatacttcttaGTTTAAATTCTACTTTGGTATCAGTATTGCATTCCCTACTTTCATATTGATTCCATGGTAAATCTTTGTCCATCCCTTTATTTTTAGCCTTTTTAAATCACTGCATTTTAGGTATATCTCTTGTATACAGCAAAGCTGGGTTATGCATTATGAgattgtttaacattttttttctttaaataggtgAGTTAAACTGAGACCATTTAAAATGCACAATTTAATGAATTTTGGCAGGCTTGTACACTTGTGAACTGCCACGATCAAGATACAGACCATTTCCATCATCTGCTTTGCAGTTCagctctccttctctctttgtcttcaggCAACCATGGATCTACTTTTTGTCACTAGAGAGTTAtatattctagaattttatataaatcaaatcataaggcatatatttgaaatttatccATATGGTTGCTTAAATTAGAAATTCATTCCATTTTGTTGCTGAATACTATTTGATTAGGTGGATACACCACACTTTGATTATTCATTCATCttttgaacatttgggttgtttccaccttgggactattataaataaaactgcaaTGAATGTTCatttacaagtctttgtgtgggcatatgtttttatttctctttcataaatATGTAAGAGTGGAATTTCTGAATCATATGGAAAGTgtgtatatgtttaattttataaaaaactgCCAAAACAGTTCTCCAAAGTGGTTTTGGCATTCTAAATTCCACTCAGtggtgtatgagagttccagttgcttgGCTTGGCATGCTCACCAATGCTCGGTATtgtcaaagttttaaattttagcctttgTATTTGATGTTAGAGGTATCTAATTGTGTTGGGTTGTTTTTTGATTGAGCTATAGTTtgtataccataaaattcaccagtttAAAGTGTAGTATTAAGTGGGTTTTAGTATATCCACAAATTTGTACAGCCATTGTCATATCTAATttcagagcattttcatcacccctcATGCCTTTTAGCAATCACTTctcattccccctcccccaacccctatCTATTTCCTGCCTCTATCTATTTGCTTGTTCTAGATaattcatataaaaggaatcataaaatatatcaTCTTTACTTAATGGCttcattcacttagcataatattttcaagattcatccatgttgtggcatgtattaacacttcatttctttttattgctggataatattccattgcatggatattccacattttgtttatccatgcatctgttgatggacatttgggttttttccattttttgactattgtaaataatgctgatgtccttttcttttaaaaactgctaCCACCTAAAGTTCCACCTCAGTCTTCCCAAAttcttattaaaagaaaagaaatgaactatatttttctgtttcaaggGCTCTCTGGGTGAGACACACCCTAAGCAAGAGGTAGTAATTTGAGTATCAAATACAGAGATTCTAGAAACAATTTAGCTATAAATGAAAGTTTTGGAAAATAGCTGCCTGAACATAGAACTGTTTATGGCAACCAAACACCCCAGATTTAGAATGAATgttcaaatttcaaatattttgtgaattgcttaatttctagatatttgagaCTTTTCTAGATGTTAGTGTGTACTCAGAAAAGAAAAGCATGTGTATTTTGCGGTTATTGTGTGTAGGGTTCTATAAATGTGTAGTGGGTTAAAGGATTGAtagtatcattcaaatcttctatatccttactgaatTTTTTTGTCTAGTTCTGTCAGGTACCAAATGAGGTATGTGTTAAACTTCAGCCATGACTgtggatttgtctttttcttgtcgTTTGGttattatatgcatatacattaataattgttattttttcctaatataatGACCATTTTTTCATTATGAAGAGTTCCTCTTTATATCATAATATCCCTTGTCTTGATGTTTATTTTGCCTAATCTTTATATAGCCAATACAGCTTTCTTATGTTTATTGTTTCttatagtatatatattttataatctttactttcaatctattttgtctttgtagttaaagtgttttttttgtatgttgtaGATAGTTCATTCTTGCTTTTATATACAGTCTGATGATccttgccttttgattggagtgttTAGTTCATTTACAGTTATTGAAGTTTTTCATCTGTGATTGTATTTAGGTCTGCCGTTTGCCGTTTGTGTTTTGTCTCATCTGATTTTTGCTCTCtatccctcctttcctttcttcatatTTGGTTAATCAAATATtcttttagaattccattttaattccTGTGTTGGCTTTCTACTTATGGAGTTTTgcattttgtgtgtgtagttgctCTAGGAATTACAGCAGCCATCTTTTTTTTGTTACACTCTTTCACTCTGCACTTTGTGTTGAGTATTTTGAGTATTTTCTTATGaacttatcttcaagttcagagttttctgccatttttcaTCCGCTGTTGAGCCTAtctagtgaattttttatttcatttattatactTTTGAACTCTGGAATTTCCATTTTATGTagttcccatttctctgttgAGATTTCATATATGCTTGAACATATATGTAATAGATTAAGAATTTAGTACATGTATAGAGAGACTTCAAAGCAATTATATATGTGTGCAAAGAATTATTGCATATATATTGCCTATGTAATTGAATTGGAGTCTTGGTTTACCAAATACAACGTATGGGTCCAATGGAAGTCAGTTTTATTTACCACCTGGTCTATTTATTATGGGTCatactttctggtttctttgattgaAAACTGTGCATTGTAGATCATAAGTTTAGCAGCATCTGTggattctattgtgtttttctggggagtattgatttttttttgttctagtgAGCACTTAACTTGTCTGTTTTCAGACTGCAAACTTTGTCTCCTTACCCCTTCTATTCTCCCTATCCTCCCAATAGGAGTTTATATGTTCTTGCCTGTATCTTCCCACTGCAGTTCTATTAGATAAGTGCCCTGGAATCTCCTTTATTTAGCAATCAGCAAAGGATCTGAGCAGAAATgaggcttagcttctctgtgATTTCTTTGCTAATAGAGATCTCCCCTAATTTCTACCTGCTCTGTTGGCAGGAGGAAGCTGATCCTTCAAGCCCATAAACTTCAGCTTTCTGCTGCCTGAAGTACACCACCATTTTCCTATAGCTCTAGCCCTGAGCTAGGCGCTGGTTAGAAATGGCCTTAGGCAAGAAAACTACAAGCTAGCAGTTTGTAGTTTGAGATAAAACTGTCCTCTGGCTTCTGTTTGCCTTTGAAAGGTCTTCAGtgtctttaaatgttttaaaaataatttttatccaGCTTTTGTCATTGTAATCTGTTGGAGACTTTGCTATTACCAAAAGTACTTGACACCTGGTTTCATCATAGATGTGgacaggttttgtttttgttttcctggttGTTCTGTGTCCTGTTATGGGGGTATTTTGGGAAACTCCAACTATGACACTGCTGTCGACATCTTTCTAGAaccaaaaatatgttattttactttGGTTTTATAAGGCAAAGGAAAAGCATTTAATTATGTGATTaaattctttttcaaataatACCATTTGGTCTTGTTTCACATATATGTGAAGCAGCTTCAACGTGAAACTTTGCTAGAAGGGGGAACGGAATTACATAATCTTTTAAGTAGCATTATGCCCATATATAatagaaatgtttatttcttctgtaGGGAAGACTGTGAAGATGAGAGAATTTTGAAATTCCTTTATAAGAAGGGCCATTTTAGAAATTATAACCGCAAAATACTGTAGTTTGTGTTTGTTTGTGAATCCTCCATTTATGGTGATTACatttacatggattatttttGACTCAAGTGATGGTTTAAAAATTTACCCAAAGCAAATAAAGCAATAttaacctttgtttttttttttttttctgggtggtTGGCATATGGGTGTTACCTGATAGCCtctgcatttattttaatatttgacatttaatttttttaaaaggaaaaaaaatatctagCTAAATCTGAAGATATTTGGGGATATGCTTTTAATTGTTATTAGCAGGATTTATTTGTTACCTGCAATATGTAATCACTCTACTAAGCATTTTGCATTCATTATCTCCAGCCCTCATACCATCTTTAAAAGATTAgtattattatatccattttacagatgaagaactaAGATTCATGTTACTTGTCCAAGTCCACatagctggaatttgaacctagGTTCATCTGATTCCAAAAACCCTAACTGCCTTATTCTGcctccatatctttttttttttttcttactggtgAAGAAATTGCgggtatgggggagggcaggggtTGTTTCTGgaatatttcatattaatttagaagtatataaatttttgaatttttaacccATTTTAGACCATTTAATTACTCTTAAAGTAAGTTCACCTTTTCAAAAGATCTTGAAATATAGAAATGTGTGTTAATAATGAAGCATCATTTAGATAAAAGCCTGAAGGTCTCTTTCCTTCAGGGAGGGAGAGATTAGAGGAAAAGAACTCAAACATGAGGTTTTTAAGTTTGTATATGGGAAAATTGCCATTCAAAGTGACTCTTGATGAAAACCAGAAGGAATTAAAGAGTTGTTGCAGAATATTTATTCCTAGAAGTCTTTAAAGCTATATAACTCTGTGATAACCCTACAGGATGAACCAAATTCTTATAGAGACCttgatatataattatatttattagctGTTTAAGTTCCCCTAtgtggtaaaaaataaaaataaaagtaaaaaaattgagTGATATAGTGATGTTTTCCTCTAGTCCCTATAAATTTCTCTAGGGTATAGTTAAATAATCTTCTCTTTAATTAGATTACTTTTGACTAGATGCAGGCTTTTTAGAAGATCAAATTTGGAATTCATCCATCCTGAATTTATGTAGGGTCTCCTTTTCCCCTTCACCCTCTTTTCCCTGAGATTATGttgtaaaaatagtattttttttttttgtaattgtacacCTGCACTGCTTTTTCATATAACAAAACATAGCTGTAATTCTTCTGAGTCTAACTTGTACAGAATTCAAGAAAATTATGCAGGAACACAAATGATATAAAAACAATGCTTTGTTTTAAAAGACCAAactcaaatgtttaaaattagattttggtGTGCTCTATACTTATATATAATACCTTCAACAAAAGTGAACTGCAAAATGAACTATGGTCAGAAAATAAGAATTCAAAAGAGgtgtttatgtctttgaattttccTACTCTTTGCATCATTATGCCATAAGTATCAATCTTGTGcttttaatctattttatttgtaGCTGGGGTTCATGATTTTAGCCTAGATAGCTGCCCTTTTTTTTTGCTCCTGTCAAATTTTCATAAATTCATTCATCTCAATTTATGTATTCCAGCCTTTTCACTTACTAGatgtatgatcttgggcaaattacctaacctctctgtgccttagttttctaatctgtaaatGAGGGATAATAACATTACCTA includes the following:
- the LOC119510928 gene encoding homeobox protein NANOG-like, whose translation is MSVDLASPQSLPCPETDNSRESSPMPEIYEAEKNYASLQMSSAEVHQPETVSPLPSSVDLLIQDSPDSSTSPKVKLPMSGGKSARRKEDEGQVKKQKIRTVFSQTQLCILNDRFQKQKYLSLQQMQELSNILNLSYKQVKTWFQNQRMKRKKWQKNTNWSKNGNSVIQKGSAPTEFPGLYSSYPQGCLANTSGNFPMWSNQTWNSPIWSSHSWSSQHWYTQAWNNNPVWNNQFQNSGEESLQLQVQFQQNSPASDLEATLGSAGENHNVIEQAAKYFSTLHTMDLFPNYFMNTQPEDV